A DNA window from Drosophila sechellia strain sech25 chromosome X, ASM438219v1, whole genome shotgun sequence contains the following coding sequences:
- the LOC6615207 gene encoding trypsin 3A1: MWTALWTLLLLLLCGVQGILGQDVAQNQSASAIEPRIVGGIRAKLGQFPHQISLRLRGEHYCGGVIISASHVITAGHCVKHGNDVVPADLWSIQTGSLLLSSGGVRIPVAEVIMHPNYATGGHNVRTINIPIIRLKVIFSGTSPCWAKMENEQFR; this comes from the exons ATGTGGACCGCATTGTGGACTCTTTTGCTACTGCTTCTATGTGGTGTCCAGGGAATACTGGGACAGGACGTAGCCCAAAACCAGAGTGCATCCGCGATAGAGCCCCGAATCGTGGGCGGAATCAGGGCGAAGCTGGGTCAATTTCCGCACCAGATTTCCCTGCGTCTCCGTGGAGAACACTACTGCGGTGGAGTCATAATCTCTGCCAGCCACGTAATCACCGCTGGCCACTGTGTGAAGCACGGGAACGATGT AGTTCCGGCAGATCTATGGTCGATCCAGACGGGCAGTCTGCTCCTCTCGAGCGGCGGGGTGAGGATTCCGGTGGCCGAAGTTATCATGCATCCCAACTATGCCACTGGTGGACACAACGTTAGGACTATTAATATACCTATAATACGTCTTAAAGTGATTTTCTCAGGAACATCACCTTGTTGggcaaaaatggaaaatgagcAATTTCGTTAA
- the LOC6615206 gene encoding protein SOGA3 isoform X4: MLALPLLTLAVLASSGYTVDAYSKYGRGCGDIGCLPTEECVITSDSCSYNQRDGKDCGNYPTCKRRSGGGSTALNSNPNLATPSANPSGSVLNPGYPMHGLQPVNPYNPPFIFGQLPFYGGGGPTGTGGPPGGVGGGGNGGVGGVGLPSSTLGILGGGGGGLAPYGSNYQGYQGYQSQHSNANMYNKPPPQYQNQNQQNPYNRRTQAHPSAAGSLGGLGMPALILGLVLALLPHT; encoded by the exons ATGCTGGCACTGCCTTTGCTGACTCTGGCGGTCCTCGCCAGCAGCGGCTACACCGTGGACGCCTACTCCa AGTACGGCCGTGGATGCGGGGACATTGGCTGCCTGCCCACCGAGGAGTGCGTCATCACCAGCGACTCGTGCAGCTACAACCAGCGTGACGGCAAGGATTGCGGCAACTATCCCACCTGCAAACGGCGCTCCGGCGGAGGATCAACCGCCTTGAACAGCAACCCCAACTTGGCAACCCCCTCGGCCAATCCGTCAG GCAGCGTCCTCAACCCCGGCTACCCCATGCACGGCCTGCAGCCGGTGAACCCGTACAATCCGCCCTTCATCTTTGGCCAGCTGCCATTCTATGGCGGTGGCGGGCCGACCGGGACTGGCGGTCCGCCCGGCGGCGTTGGAGGCGGCGGCAATGGCGGCGTCGGCGGCGTCGGACTGCCCAGCTCTACGTTGGGCAtcctcggcggcggcggcggcggcctGGCGCCCTACGGCAGCAACTACCAGGGCTATCAGGGCTACCAGAGCCAGCACTCCAACGCGAATATGTACAACAAGCCGCCGCCGCAGtaccagaaccagaaccaaCAGAACCCCTACAACCGGCGCACCCAGGCGCATCCGTCGGCAGCCGGCAGTCTGGGCGGACTGGGGATGCCCGCCCTGATCTTGGGGCTCGTCCTGGCCCTCCTGCCGCACACGTAA
- the LOC6615205 gene encoding mitochondrial import inner membrane translocase subunit Tim17-B — translation MEEYSREPCPFRIVDDCGGAFTMGCFGGGLFQGLKGFRNAPQGLKRRFAGGLTAVKARSPTIGGNFAAWGCVFSIVDCSLVHLRQKEDPWNSIMSGAIAGGILSSRNGVAAMFGSAIIGGVLLSMIEGVGILFTRISAEQFRNSDPQSDLERAGAFASGSGAGSGDINSAPGFEFPVAEQANATG, via the coding sequence ATGGAGGAGTATTCGCGCGAACCGTGTCCTTTTCGCATCGTGGACGATTGTGGCGGCGCATTCACGATGGGCTGCTTCGGAGGCGGTCTCTTCCAGGGACTAAAGGGATTCCGGAATGCACCGCAAGGGCTCAAACGACGGTTCGCCGGCGGATTGACGGCCGTAAAGGCCAGATCGCCGACCATTGGAGGAAATTTCGCCGCATGGGGCTGCGTCTTCAGCATCGTGGATTGCAGCCTGGTGCACCTGCGCCAGAAGGAGGATCCGTGGAACTCGATCATGAGCGGGGCGATCGCCGGCGGGATTCTGTCCTCCCGGAACGGAGTAGCCGCCATGTTCGGAAGCGCCATCATCGGCGGAGTTCTGCTCTCAATGATCGAGGGCGTGGGCATTCTGTTCACCCGCATCTCCGCCGAGCAGTTCCGCAATTCTGATCCGCAGAGCGATCTGGAAAGAGCAGGCGCGTTTGCGTCTGGATCCGGAGCGGGATCAGGCGATATCAATTCTGCACCGGGCTTTGAATTCCCCGTCGCGGAGCAGGCCAACGCAACAGGCTAA
- the LOC6615206 gene encoding loricrin isoform X1: MLALPLLTLAVLASSGYTVDAYSKYGRGCGDIGCLPTEECVITSDSCSYNQRDGKDCGNYPTCKRRSGGGSTALNSNPNLATPSANPSDPEVGHNAYAPNAPSAPLPEAGANGGAAGGGGSGGYGGGFSAGGHSLYPSLPNSNGGGGGAAPYNPYGGGGGNGGYGGYNPYNGGYQPPSSGGYQPQAPGGYQPRPGYTPPAPGYENNGGGGAQKPKDKEGGFFSNFFSNPAVSQAVSGIIAGQIAKQLQGGGAGGPGGGQPAGGYQPSGGYGGGPAAGGGGAGGSGGSNILGGLLGSVLSGGGGNAGAGGGGASSFLGSLLSGGNSNRGAQQGGGGSGGLGDIFSSKNFGGLFSENPSSRGGGASSSDGGAKGYPTQAPGNYYG; this comes from the exons ATGCTGGCACTGCCTTTGCTGACTCTGGCGGTCCTCGCCAGCAGCGGCTACACCGTGGACGCCTACTCCa AGTACGGCCGTGGATGCGGGGACATTGGCTGCCTGCCCACCGAGGAGTGCGTCATCACCAGCGACTCGTGCAGCTACAACCAGCGTGACGGCAAGGATTGCGGCAACTATCCCACCTGCAAACGGCGCTCCGGCGGAGGATCAACCGCCTTGAACAGCAACCCCAACTTGGCAACCCCCTCGGCCAATCCGTCAG ACCCAGAGGTGGGCCATAACGCATACGCCCCGAATGCCCCGAGTGCCCCGTTGCCGGAAGCGGGTGCGAACGGTGGTGCTGCGGGCGGTGGTGGAAGCGGCGGATATGGTGGTGGTTTCTCGGCTGGCGGCCACTCCCTGTACCCTAGTCTACCCAACTCcaacggcggcggcggtggtgcgGCGCCCTACAATCCATATGGCGGTGGTGGCGGCAACGGTGGATACGGCGGCTACAATCCCTACAACGGCGGCTACCAGCCACCATCCTCCGGAGGCTATCAACCTCAAGCTCCTGGCGGATACCAACCCAGACCGGGCTACACGCCACCCGCCCCAGGTTACGAAAAcaatggtggtggtggtgcccaGAAACCCAAGGACAAGGAGGGCGGCTTCTTCTCCAATTTCTTCTCGAATCCGGCGGTGAGTCAAGCGGTATCCGGTATCATTGCAGGCCAGATAGCCAAGCAACTGCAGGGCGGCGGAGCCGGAGGACCCGGTGGTGGCCAGCCTGCTGGCGGCTACCAGCCGAGCGGTGGCTATGGCGGAGGACCGGCAGCAGGAGGCGGCGGTGCCGGCGGATCCGGTGGCAGTAACATCCTTGGCGGTCTCTTGGGATCCGTTCTATCCGGCGGTGGTGGCAATGCAGGCGCTGGCGGCGGTGGTGCCAGCAGCTTCCTGGGGAGTCTGCTCAGCGGTGGAAATTCCAACAGAGGTGCTCAGCAAGGAGGCGGAGGTTCTGGAGGACTGGGCGACATCTTCAGCTCGAAAAACTTCGGCGGCCTCTTCAGTGAGAATCCCTCGTCCAGGGGCGGCGGTGCCTCCTCCTCCGACGGAGGAGCCAAGGGCTATCCCACCCAGGCACCAGGCAACTATTATGGCTAA
- the LOC6615206 gene encoding protein pygopus isoform X3, whose amino-acid sequence MLALPLLTLAVLASSGYTVDAYSRSSLGQGPENNIFAPASSNPTLNTYTYNHQQGGGDSGGDGAHGHGHGNGNGNAGNGNDRDKGGNAGAAGASSTGVIDPHYVFGAKHHMPVIPNMPIFPYNSPTSAPPFQQFPQPNHPGSVLNPGYPMHGLQPVNPYNPPFIFGQLPFYGGGGPTGTGGPPGGVGGGGNGGVGGVGLPSSTLGILGGGGGGLAPYGSNYQGYQGYQSQHSNANMYNKPPPQYQNQNQQNPYNRRTQAHPSAAGSLGGLGMPALILGLVLALLPHT is encoded by the exons ATGCTGGCACTGCCTTTGCTGACTCTGGCGGTCCTCGCCAGCAGCGGCTACACCGTGGACGCCTACTCCa GATCGAGTCTGGGCCAGGGACCCGAGAACAACATCTTTGCACCCGCCTCATCGAACCCCACGCTTAACACCTACACGTACAACCATCAGCAGGGTGGCGGCGATAGCGGTGGTGATGGCGCTCATGGCCACGGccacggaaacggaaatggtaacgccggaaacggaaacgatCGCGACAAGGGCGGCAACGCGGGGGCGGCAGGCGCCTCCTCGACGGGCGTGATAGATCCGCACTACGTTTTCGGGGCCAAGCACCACATGCCCGTCATACCGAACATGCCCATCTTCCCGTACAACTCGCCCACGTCGGCGCCTCCGTTCCAGCAGTTCCCTCAACCCAATCATCCAGGCAGCGTCCTCAACCCCGGCTACCCCATGCACGGCCTGCAGCCGGTGAACCCGTACAATCCGCCCTTCATCTTTGGCCAGCTGCCATTCTATGGCGGTGGCGGGCCGACCGGGACTGGCGGTCCGCCCGGCGGCGTTGGAGGCGGCGGCAATGGCGGCGTCGGCGGCGTCGGACTGCCCAGCTCTACGTTGGGCAtcctcggcggcggcggcggcggcctGGCGCCCTACGGCAGCAACTACCAGGGCTATCAGGGCTACCAGAGCCAGCACTCCAACGCGAATATGTACAACAAGCCGCCGCCGCAGtaccagaaccagaaccaaCAGAACCCCTACAACCGGCGCACCCAGGCGCATCCGTCGGCAGCCGGCAGTCTGGGCGGACTGGGGATGCCCGCCCTGATCTTGGGGCTCGTCCTGGCCCTCCTGCCGCACACGTAA
- the LOC6615204 gene encoding uncharacterized protein LOC6615204 produces the protein MRIMDIPNDIFGNEQQVAIRPAAPSAMGNIPDVVEPGSRPQKYTFHEVYQMITALTWPRILFGLLVRHEWNYIFLSLGFLSLDAIEALQNFNPLQHLAIVGMTILSNILIYKSIRPYVRVQLYEWLIRADVNVHITEETVLRVVNCVNRCLVTLQFIIFQTEIIDLLLMMLALEVVRKIVWYTNILLLIRIVLCVTVVCPRLFGLFDNNATGRAYYRFKIKKCVLQIVDNLADMGVEVNLLIIERWKQEAYAMRELYYDFEDWPNRE, from the exons ATGAGAATAATGGATATACCAAACGACATATTTGGAAATGAACAGCAGGTGGCGATAAGGCCAGCTGCACCCAGTGCCATGGGTAACATCCCGGACGTGGTGGAGCCGGGTTCTCGCCCACAAAAATACACGTTCCATGAGGTCTATCAGATGATTACAGCCCTCACCTGGCCCCGAATTCTGTTTGGTTTGCTCGTGCGCCACGAGTGGAACTACATATTTTTGAGCCTAGGCTTCCTGAGCCTCGATGCCATCGAGGCCCTTCAAAACTTCAATCCGTTGCAGCATCTGGCCATAGTCGGCATGACGATCCTGAGCAACATATTGATCTACAAATCCATCCGGCCCTATGTGCGAGTCCAGCTTTACGAGTGGCTGATCCGCGCCGATGTCAATGTGCACATCACCGAGGAAACGGTTTTGCGCGTGGTCAACTGTGTCAATCGCTGCTTGGTCACGCTGCAGTTCATCATCTTTCAAACTGAAATCATTGATCTTCTTTTGATGATGCTTGCCCTGGAGGTAGTACGCAAAATCGTCTGGTACACCAACATCCTTTTGCTAATTAGGATCG TCTTATGTGTGACGGTCGTTTGTCCAAGACTTTTCGGGTTGTTCGATAATAATGCGACGGGTAGAGCCTATTATCGGTTCAAGATAAAGAAATGTGTGCTGCAGATCGTTGACAATCTTGCGGATATGGGCGTGGAGGTGAATCTATTGATCATTGAGCGGTGGAAGCAGGAAGCTTATGCCATGAGGGAGTTATATTACGATTTTGAGGACTGGCCAAACCGAGAGTAG
- the LOC6615206 gene encoding protein pygopus isoform X2, giving the protein MLALPLLTLAVLASSGYTVDAYSKYGRGCGDIGCLPTEECVITSDSCSYNQRDGKDCGNYPTCKRRSGGGSTALNSNPNLATPSANPSGSSLGQGPENNIFAPASSNPTLNTYTYNHQQGGGDSGGDGAHGHGHGNGNGNAGNGNDRDKGGNAGAAGASSTGVIDPHYVFGAKHHMPVIPNMPIFPYNSPTSAPPFQQFPQPNHPGSVLNPGYPMHGLQPVNPYNPPFIFGQLPFYGGGGPTGTGGPPGGVGGGGNGGVGGVGLPSSTLGILGGGGGGLAPYGSNYQGYQGYQSQHSNANMYNKPPPQYQNQNQQNPYNRRTQAHPSAAGSLGGLGMPALILGLVLALLPHT; this is encoded by the exons ATGCTGGCACTGCCTTTGCTGACTCTGGCGGTCCTCGCCAGCAGCGGCTACACCGTGGACGCCTACTCCa AGTACGGCCGTGGATGCGGGGACATTGGCTGCCTGCCCACCGAGGAGTGCGTCATCACCAGCGACTCGTGCAGCTACAACCAGCGTGACGGCAAGGATTGCGGCAACTATCCCACCTGCAAACGGCGCTCCGGCGGAGGATCAACCGCCTTGAACAGCAACCCCAACTTGGCAACCCCCTCGGCCAATCCGTCAG GATCGAGTCTGGGCCAGGGACCCGAGAACAACATCTTTGCACCCGCCTCATCGAACCCCACGCTTAACACCTACACGTACAACCATCAGCAGGGTGGCGGCGATAGCGGTGGTGATGGCGCTCATGGCCACGGccacggaaacggaaatggtaacgccggaaacggaaacgatCGCGACAAGGGCGGCAACGCGGGGGCGGCAGGCGCCTCCTCGACGGGCGTGATAGATCCGCACTACGTTTTCGGGGCCAAGCACCACATGCCCGTCATACCGAACATGCCCATCTTCCCGTACAACTCGCCCACGTCGGCGCCTCCGTTCCAGCAGTTCCCTCAACCCAATCATCCAGGCAGCGTCCTCAACCCCGGCTACCCCATGCACGGCCTGCAGCCGGTGAACCCGTACAATCCGCCCTTCATCTTTGGCCAGCTGCCATTCTATGGCGGTGGCGGGCCGACCGGGACTGGCGGTCCGCCCGGCGGCGTTGGAGGCGGCGGCAATGGCGGCGTCGGCGGCGTCGGACTGCCCAGCTCTACGTTGGGCAtcctcggcggcggcggcggcggcctGGCGCCCTACGGCAGCAACTACCAGGGCTATCAGGGCTACCAGAGCCAGCACTCCAACGCGAATATGTACAACAAGCCGCCGCCGCAGtaccagaaccagaaccaaCAGAACCCCTACAACCGGCGCACCCAGGCGCATCCGTCGGCAGCCGGCAGTCTGGGCGGACTGGGGATGCCCGCCCTGATCTTGGGGCTCGTCCTGGCCCTCCTGCCGCACACGTAA